The following are encoded together in the Glycine soja cultivar W05 chromosome 5, ASM419377v2, whole genome shotgun sequence genome:
- the LOC114411657 gene encoding denticleless protein homolog, translating to MPMETPSSHSLFAHIASRELFRVPKRHRMDGFVSGFNETGLLAVQHNAEDTIPLSLSFCKTSKFGHILAVSDEDGYVTLFDTRRNFPVTANFEENSEKVKICHWVSHQNAVFDTCWIKEDTQILTASGDQTIKLWDVQEQKCLGVLTGHTGSVKSMCSHPTNSDIIVSGSRDGSFRIWDLRCKSTAKSRHGEVGICSMGGVKGAHISSQARRTRRGKAAPMSITSVLCLKDQVSIATAGAVDSVLKFWDTRNLKSTVTQTSPSPQSAEKQTLHGISSLSQDESGLFLSASCMDNRIYLYNTLQLDKGPLKSFSGCRIESFFVKSAISPDASNIVSGSSDGNAYVWKVDKPLEDPTILKSHDDGEVTAVDWCSSEIGKLATCSDDFTVRTWNKNSYVSSIQCASAIRRRVMAIPSIECKMLLNNGKRYSKTNEDAFLPDDALHPITSPTPITPPKMNISEGHTNQLSSRLDLNASSEKTPESALKSPSSVLNPPSSLKRTIRDYFLASSRTL from the exons ATGCCAATGGAAACTCCAAGCTCCCACTCTCTCTTCGCCCACATCGCCTCCCGAGAACTCTTCCGAG TTCCAAAACGACATCGTATGGACGGATTCGTCTCCGGCTTCAATGAAACTGGTCTCCTCGCCGTACAGCACAACGCCGAGGACACCAttcccctctctctctccttctGCAAG ACTTCAAAATTTGGACACATTCTCGCGGTGTCCGACGAGGACGGTTACGTCACCTTGTTTGATACTCGCCGCAACTTCCCTGTTACTGCAAACTTTGAAGAAAACTCAG AGAAAGTGAAGATTTGCCATTGGGTTTCACATCAGAATGCTGTTTTTGATACCTGTTGGATTAAG GAAGATACGCAGATTCTCACTGCTTCTGGTGATCAAACA ATAAAATTATGGGATGTTCAAGAACAGAAGTGTCTTGGAGTGTTGACTGGGCACACAGGAAGTGTGAAATCTATGTGTTCTCATCCAACTAATTCTG ATATTATTGTCTCTGGTTCTAGAGATGGATCCTTTCGTATTTGGGACTTGAGATGCAAATCCACTGCTAAGAGTAGGCATGGAGAAGTTGGCATATG TTCAATGGGTGGTGTCAAAGGAGCACATATTTCATCTCAAGCAAGACGAACTAGGAGAGGAAAG GCTGCTCCAATGAGCATTACATCTGTTCTTTGTCTCAAGGACCAGGTTTCTATAGCCACTGCTGGGGCGGTGGATAG TGTGTTGAAGTTCTGGGATACCAGAAATTTGAAAAGTACTGTCACTCAGACATCTCCTAGTCCTCAGTCAGCTGAAAAG CAAACATTACATGGAATATCAAGCTTGTCCCAAGATGAAAGTGGACTTTTTCTTTCAGCCTCTTGCATGGATAATCG AATTTATTTGTATAACACTCTTCAACTTGACAAAGGGCCCTTAAAATCTTTTTCTGGGTGCCGAATTGAATCATTTTTTGTAAAG TCTGCAATTAGCCCTGATGCATCAAACATAGTCAGTGGTTCTAGTGATGGAAATGCCTATGTTTGGAAG gtTGACAAACCTCTGGAAGATCCTACTATTTTGAAAAGCCATGATGATGGTGAAGTTACAGCAGTTGACTG GTGTAGCTCTGAAATTGGGAAATTAGCAACATGTTCTGATGATTTCACA GTTCGAACATGGAATAAAAACAGTTATGTCTCTAGTATACAATGTGCATCTGCCATCCGAAGAAGAGTAATGGCAATTCCTAGTATAGAGTGCAAAATGCTTTTAAATAATGGAAAAAGGTACTCTAAGACAAATGAAGATGCTTTTTTACCCGATGATGCTCTACACCCAATTACGTCACCCACTCCAATCACACCACCTAAAATGAACATATCTGAAGGCCATACGAACCAACTTTCCTCAAGATTAGATCTAAATGCATCCTCTGAAAAAACTCCAGAATCTGCTTTGAAGAGCCCCTCATCTGTATTGAATCCTCCATCATCCCTAAAAAGAACTATCCGAGACTACTTTCTAGCATCTTCAAGAACCTTGTAG
- the LOC114411656 gene encoding F-box/kelch-repeat protein At1g55270-like gives MDRVIQPPLVDTTACLCRVDTGLKTVAGAKRYVPGTKLCLRPDIKPSIHPTRNKPARGDRSRSQSPLLPGLPDDLAIACLIRVPRVEHRKLRLVCKRWYRLLVGNFFYSLRKSLGIAEEWIYVIKRDRDGKISWHAFDPVYQLWQPLPPVPKEYSGALGFGCAVLNGCHLYLFGGKDPLKGSMRRVIFYNARTNKWHRAPDMLRRRHFFGSCVINNCLYVAGGENEGVHRSLRSAEVYDPNKNRWSFISDMSTAMVPFIGVVYDGKWFLKGLGSHRQVLSEVYQPENDSWYPIYDGLVSGWRNPSTTLNGKLYALDCKDGCKIRVYDEVADSWSKHIDSKLHLGSSRALEAAALVPLNGKLCIIRNNMSISLVDVSKLEDLKGSSAEQLWETIAGKGQFKTLVTNLWSSLAGRNRLKTHIVHCQVLQA, from the exons ATGGACAGAGTTATTCAGCCTCCTTTG GTTGATACGACTGCGTGTTTATGCAGAGTAGATACAGGCCTAAAAACTGTTGCTGGAGCAAAGAGGTATGTCCCTGGAACAAAGCTCTGTCTTCGGCCTGACATTAAACCATCCATTCACCCAACTAGAAACAAGCCAGCACGTGGTGACAGAAGCCGTAGTCAATCCCCTCTACTTCCAGGACTCCCTGATGATCTGGCTATTGCTTGCCTAATCCGAGTCCCACGAGTTGAACACCGTAAACTTCGGCTTGTCTGCAAAAGATGGTATCGTCTTTTGGttggtaacttcttttactCTCTCCGCAAGAGTCTTGGAATTGCAGAAGAGTGGATATATGTCATTAAGAGGGACCGAGACGGGAAAATATCATGGCATGCCTTTGATCCTGTGTACCAACTATGGCAGCCACTGCCACCTGTTCCTAAGGAATATTCTGGAGCTCTTGGTTTTGGCTGTGCTGTTCTCAATGGCTGTCACCTGTACCTGTTTGGAGGGAAGGACCCACTAAAGGGATCCATGAGACGTGTCATATTTTATAATGCTAGGACAAATAAATGGCACCGTGCCCCAGATATGCTTCGTAGGAGGCACTTCTTTGGCTCTTGTGTCATAAACAATTGTCTGTATGTGGCTGGAGGGGAGAATGAGGGTGTGCACCGGTCCTTGAGATCAGCTGAAGTGTATGATCCCAACAAGAATAGATGGTCATTTATTTCAGATATGAGCACTGCAATGGTGCCTTTCATAGGAGTTGTCTATGATGGGAAGTGGTTCCTGAAGGGACTTGGTTCTCATCGGCAGGTTCTGAGTGAGGTCTACCAGCCAGAGAATGATAGCTGGTACCCTATTTATGATGGACTGGTTTCTGGCTGGAGGAACCCTAGCACTACCCTAAATGGAAAGCTCTATGCCTTAGACTGCAAGGATGGCTGCAAGATTCGGGTTTATGATGAGGTTGCTGATTCATGGAGCAAGCATATTGACAGTAAATTGCATTTGGGGAGCTCACGGGCTTTGGAGGCTGCTGCTCTTGTCCCCCTGAATGGGAAACTATGTATCATCCGTAATAACATGAGCATTTCTCTGGTTGATGTTTCAAAACTTGAAGATTTGAAAGGATCATCTGCTGAACAGTTATGGGAAACTATTGCTGGGAAAGGACAGTTCAAGACCTTGGTCACAAATCTGTGGTCTAGCCTTGCTGGGAGAAACCGACTCAAAACCCACATAGTTCACTGTCAGGTTCTTCAAGCTTAG